The Sulfitobacter sp. SK011 genome has a window encoding:
- the sufB gene encoding Fe-S cluster assembly protein SufB, which produces MITDQHDDVKEGVDQDTVDAVREVGGKYKYGWATDIEMEYAPKGLSPDIVKLISEKNEEPEWMLEWRLAAYDRWLTKKEPTWAMVDYPEINFQDQYYYARPTSMIDKPKSLDDVDPKLLETYKKLGIPLKEQMILAGVEGAEDAPAEGRKVAVDAVFDSVSVGTTFQEELKKAGVIFCSISEAIREHPELVRKYLGSVVPVSDNFYATLNSAVFSDGSFVYVPPGVRCPMELSTYFRINAENTGQFERTLIIADKGSYVSYLEGCTAPQRDESQLHAAVVEIIIEEDAEVKYSTVQNWYPGDENGKGGIYNFVTKRADCRGDRAKVMWTQVETGSAVTWKYPSCILRGDDAQGEFYSIAIANNMQQADTGTKMIHLGKRTKSRIVSKGISAGKAQNTYRGLVSMHPKARESRNYTQCDSLLIGDKCGAHTVPYIEVKNNSSRVEHEATTSKVDDDQLFYCRSRGMDEEEAVALVVNGFCKDVLQALPMEFAMEAQALVAISLEGSVG; this is translated from the coding sequence GATGCCGTGCGTGAAGTGGGCGGCAAGTACAAATACGGCTGGGCCACCGATATCGAGATGGAATATGCGCCCAAAGGTCTGTCCCCCGATATCGTCAAACTGATCTCGGAGAAAAATGAAGAACCTGAATGGATGCTGGAATGGCGTCTGGCCGCCTATGATCGTTGGCTGACCAAGAAAGAACCAACTTGGGCGATGGTTGATTATCCTGAGATCAATTTCCAGGATCAGTATTACTATGCCCGCCCAACCAGCATGATTGACAAACCCAAATCGCTGGACGACGTGGACCCCAAGCTGTTGGAAACCTACAAAAAATTGGGTATCCCGCTGAAGGAACAGATGATTTTGGCCGGGGTCGAAGGGGCAGAAGACGCGCCCGCAGAAGGCCGCAAGGTCGCTGTGGACGCGGTATTTGATTCTGTTTCGGTTGGGACAACCTTTCAGGAAGAGCTGAAGAAAGCCGGGGTTATCTTCTGTTCCATTTCCGAGGCGATCCGCGAACATCCTGAACTGGTGCGCAAATATCTAGGGTCCGTTGTCCCCGTGTCAGACAATTTCTATGCAACGCTGAACTCTGCCGTGTTCTCAGACGGGTCGTTTGTATATGTGCCGCCGGGCGTGCGTTGCCCGATGGAGTTGAGCACTTATTTCCGCATCAACGCCGAGAATACCGGTCAGTTTGAGCGCACGCTGATCATTGCCGACAAGGGGTCTTATGTCAGCTACCTCGAGGGCTGTACGGCACCCCAGCGCGATGAATCACAACTCCACGCCGCCGTGGTCGAGATTATCATCGAAGAAGATGCCGAAGTGAAATATTCGACTGTTCAGAACTGGTATCCCGGTGATGAAAACGGCAAGGGCGGCATCTACAATTTCGTCACCAAACGCGCCGATTGCCGCGGCGATCGCGCCAAGGTGATGTGGACACAGGTTGAAACCGGGTCTGCGGTCACGTGGAAATACCCAAGCTGCATCCTGCGCGGCGATGACGCGCAGGGTGAATTTTATTCCATCGCGATTGCCAACAACATGCAGCAGGCCGACACCGGCACCAAGATGATCCATCTGGGCAAGCGCACCAAGTCGCGCATCGTCTCAAAGGGGATTTCGGCGGGCAAGGCGCAAAACACCTATCGGGGGCTGGTCAGCATGCACCCCAAAGCGCGCGAATCGCGCAACTATACCCAATGCGACAGCCTGTTGATCGGCGACAAATGTGGGGCGCACACGGTGCCTTACATCGAGGTCAAGAACAACTCCAGCCGGGTAGAGCACGAGGCGACCACATCCAAAGTCGACGACGATCAGCTGTTCTATTGCCGGTCGCGTGGCATGGACGAGGAAGAAGCCGTGGCACTGGTGGTCAATGGCTTCTGCAAGGACGTGTTGCAGGCGCTGCCGATGGAATTTGCCATGGAAGCACAGGCCCTTGTTGCGATCTCTTTGGAAGGGTCCGTCGGTTAA
- a CDS encoding FkbM family methyltransferase — protein sequence MNRVRETVDLNAIRWAIQKGKPVVIPDIDVAVCQIDGHTFRFASDRIADPIQRSNRGGAFYEEPELAMIKAHFPQGGTFVDIGSNIGNHSLFVAAFLQPKKIIPFEPNPLAYKLLLANVVLNEFSGVFDLRHIGFGVSDEKADGFGMTKRKRNLGAARMQAGEGDIETITGDEAMADDTPDFIKIDVEGMEMLALRGLQETITRCAPMILIEVDQENYAAFDDWVEKHGYDVIDTFKRYTTNKNFLLRKQQQG from the coding sequence ATGAACCGGGTACGCGAAACCGTTGATCTGAATGCGATCCGCTGGGCAATCCAAAAGGGCAAGCCTGTGGTCATTCCCGACATTGATGTCGCGGTCTGTCAAATTGACGGGCATACGTTCCGCTTTGCATCGGATCGCATTGCCGATCCGATCCAGCGCAGCAATCGCGGGGGGGCTTTTTACGAAGAACCAGAACTGGCGATGATCAAGGCGCATTTTCCGCAAGGGGGCACTTTTGTCGATATCGGGTCCAACATCGGCAACCACAGCCTTTTTGTCGCAGCGTTCCTGCAGCCTAAGAAAATCATCCCGTTCGAGCCCAATCCACTGGCGTACAAACTGCTGCTGGCGAATGTTGTGCTGAACGAATTCAGCGGAGTTTTCGATCTGCGGCACATTGGCTTTGGCGTGTCGGACGAGAAAGCGGATGGTTTTGGGATGACCAAACGAAAGCGCAATCTTGGCGCTGCACGGATGCAGGCTGGCGAAGGCGATATCGAGACCATCACAGGCGACGAAGCGATGGCAGATGACACGCCTGATTTCATAAAGATCGATGTCGAAGGTATGGAAATGCTGGCCCTGCGTGGCTTGCAGGAAACCATCACCCGCTGCGCACCGATGATCCTGATCGAAGTGGATCAAGAGAATTACGCCGCCTTTGATGATTGGGTCGAAAAACACGGCTATGACGTGATCGACACGTTCAAGCGCTATACCACCAACAAGAACTTTCTGTTGCGCAAACAACAACAGGGCTGA
- the sufC gene encoding Fe-S cluster assembly ATPase SufC: MLSIKNLNVKLEEEDKQILKGLDLEVEAGKVHAIMGPNGSGKSTLSYVLAGKGGYEVTSGTATLEGQDLLEMEPEERAAAGLFLAFQYPVEIPGVGNMTFLRTAVNAQRKARGEDEMSAAEFLKVIRAKAKELKIDADMLKRPVNMGFSGGEKKRNEILQMAMLEPKMCILDETDSGLDVDAMKLVADGVNALRSTGRGFLVITHYQRLLDHIKPDVVHIMADGRIVKTGGPALALEVENNGYADILAEVA, translated from the coding sequence ATGCTGAGCATCAAGAACCTGAACGTGAAACTGGAAGAAGAAGACAAGCAAATACTCAAAGGGCTTGATCTGGAGGTCGAGGCCGGAAAAGTGCACGCGATCATGGGGCCAAACGGGTCGGGCAAGTCCACGCTCAGCTATGTGCTGGCTGGCAAGGGCGGCTATGAAGTCACCTCGGGAACTGCAACCTTGGAAGGGCAGGACCTGTTGGAAATGGAACCCGAAGAACGCGCGGCGGCGGGTCTGTTCCTTGCGTTCCAGTACCCTGTTGAAATCCCCGGTGTCGGCAACATGACCTTCCTGCGCACAGCGGTGAATGCACAGCGCAAGGCGCGCGGCGAGGATGAAATGTCAGCGGCAGAATTCCTCAAAGTGATCCGTGCCAAGGCCAAGGAGCTCAAGATCGACGCAGACATGCTCAAGCGGCCCGTGAATATGGGGTTTTCGGGCGGCGAGAAAAAGCGCAATGAAATCCTTCAGATGGCGATGCTGGAACCCAAGATGTGCATTTTGGACGAAACGGATTCCGGCCTTGATGTTGATGCGATGAAACTGGTGGCCGATGGGGTGAACGCGCTGCGGTCCACCGGGCGTGGCTTTTTGGTGATCACCCACTATCAGCGTCTGCTCGATCACATCAAACCGGACGTGGTTCACATCATGGCGGATGGCCGGATCGTGAAAACCGGCGGACCGGCATTGGCGCTTGAGGTCGAAAACAACGGCTATGCTGATATCCTGGCCGAGGTGGCGTAA
- a CDS encoding SufD family Fe-S cluster assembly protein, with protein MTAAVEKTTPLGAVIDGLNMPAKGWSRSAREDALARLHTMGLPTRRDEYWKYTRPDTLTQATANQAAVFHHDELPLFDDMDRLKVVFVDGVFDAHASDDLALEGLTIERLAKADSDLHWARDLYGTLEARGQSPVARPLAALNTAFATDGVLIHVTGKPSKPVSLIYVHSSETSDVILHHLIKLDAGAELTLLENGPAAARFNKVMEVEIADTAKFHHVRAQGRDHERRAATHIFARLGTESLFKSFTLTANGVLTRNECVIEMAGDDASATVAGACVGDGDFHHDDTVFVTHDAVNCESRQVFKKVLRNGATGVFQGKILVKAGAQKTDGYQISQALLLDGDSQFLAKPELEIYADDVACSHGSTSGAIDEEALFYLRARGITKAEATNLLTLSFLAEAVEEIEAESLRDEINGRLASWLERRTG; from the coding sequence ATGACTGCTGCTGTTGAAAAGACAACACCCCTCGGGGCCGTGATCGACGGGCTGAACATGCCCGCCAAAGGCTGGTCGCGGTCCGCCCGTGAGGACGCGCTGGCGCGTTTGCACACCATGGGCCTGCCGACGCGTCGGGATGAATACTGGAAATACACCCGGCCTGACACGTTGACCCAAGCCACCGCAAATCAGGCGGCAGTGTTCCACCATGACGAATTGCCACTTTTTGACGACATGGACCGATTGAAGGTTGTGTTTGTTGATGGCGTATTCGACGCGCATGCCTCGGATGATCTCGCGCTTGAGGGCCTGACAATTGAACGGTTGGCAAAAGCCGACAGTGACCTGCATTGGGCGCGTGATCTCTACGGAACGCTTGAGGCACGCGGGCAATCGCCCGTGGCCCGCCCGCTGGCCGCGCTCAACACCGCTTTTGCAACCGACGGGGTGCTGATCCACGTGACCGGAAAGCCCAGCAAACCGGTGAGTTTGATTTACGTGCATAGCTCTGAAACCTCGGATGTGATCCTGCATCATCTGATCAAGCTCGATGCCGGTGCCGAACTGACATTGCTTGAAAATGGGCCCGCAGCGGCGCGGTTCAACAAGGTGATGGAAGTCGAGATTGCCGACACGGCAAAGTTTCACCACGTCCGCGCCCAGGGCCGTGACCATGAACGCCGCGCCGCCACCCATATCTTTGCCCGGTTGGGTACAGAATCTCTGTTCAAATCCTTCACTCTCACGGCAAACGGTGTTCTGACGCGCAATGAATGTGTGATCGAAATGGCCGGTGATGACGCATCGGCAACTGTGGCAGGAGCCTGCGTGGGCGACGGTGATTTCCACCATGACGACACCGTTTTTGTCACCCACGACGCGGTCAATTGCGAAAGCCGTCAGGTGTTCAAGAAGGTGCTGCGCAACGGCGCAACCGGCGTTTTTCAGGGCAAGATCCTTGTCAAAGCAGGCGCTCAGAAGACCGATGGCTATCAGATCAGCCAGGCGCTTCTGCTGGACGGCGACAGCCAATTTCTCGCCAAGCCCGAGCTGGAAATCTATGCCGATGATGTGGCCTGTTCGCACGGTTCAACATCAGGTGCGATTGACGAGGAAGCGCTGTTTTATTTACGTGCGCGCGGCATCACCAAGGCAGAGGCAACAAATCTGCTGACGCTGTCATTTCTTGCCGAAGCGGTCGAAGAGATTGAGGCGGAATCCCTGCGCGATGAGATCAATGGGCGGCTTGCCTCTTGGTTGGAACGTCGCACCGGCTGA
- a CDS encoding YIP1 family protein — translation MALTQDIFATYRGPSTVMRRFLSQGRNEVRALLFLLLSGLLIFVAASPFQAREAQLYPEGPLAVRLYWSAFLWIFIMPLLMYAFAAAVWVLSRVARAGVSGFDIRLTLFWSLLASTPVLLLLGLVAGLIGPGIQLQVVGILWLCVFGWFWISGLLTAQGRKI, via the coding sequence ATGGCACTGACCCAAGACATTTTCGCCACCTATCGTGGCCCATCAACCGTGATGCGCCGGTTCCTCAGCCAGGGCCGCAACGAGGTGCGTGCCTTGTTGTTTTTGCTGCTGTCGGGGCTGTTGATCTTTGTCGCGGCAAGCCCGTTTCAGGCCAGAGAGGCCCAGCTTTACCCCGAAGGGCCATTGGCCGTGCGCCTGTATTGGAGCGCATTTTTGTGGATCTTTATCATGCCCTTGCTCATGTACGCCTTCGCTGCAGCCGTCTGGGTATTGTCGCGGGTGGCGCGCGCCGGTGTCAGTGGTTTTGATATCCGTCTGACGCTTTTTTGGTCACTTCTTGCGTCGACACCTGTCTTGCTGTTGCTGGGTTTGGTCGCGGGGTTGATCGGGCCTGGCATTCAGTTGCAGGTTGTTGGCATTCTATGGCTCTGTGTCTTTGGCTGGTTTTGGATTTCGGGCCTTTTGACCGCACAAGGCCGCAAAATATGA
- a CDS encoding Yip1 family protein, with amino-acid sequence MTGDAFFPLVQTTLRAPRLAAAQIIGWQLGRDVLWTALGLVAVLNTFVVVLLVQMAQPDMPLPSYFNAPLVLYVLLAGTIVVYVHAIYWAGLAIGGEGSLGDVLALVVWLQVLRAVAQIGVLVLTVLVPSLALVLSLAIAVWGLWILLNFITTALNLPTIGHAAAVLIIGAVGLVLGLGVMLSLIGLAAQGVLSNV; translated from the coding sequence ATGACGGGCGATGCGTTTTTTCCGTTGGTCCAGACCACGCTGCGCGCCCCACGCCTTGCCGCAGCACAGATCATTGGATGGCAACTCGGCCGTGATGTGCTGTGGACAGCCCTTGGGCTTGTGGCTGTCTTAAACACTTTTGTCGTTGTCCTGCTGGTCCAGATGGCACAGCCCGACATGCCTTTACCCAGCTATTTTAACGCACCTCTTGTGCTTTACGTGCTGCTCGCGGGGACAATAGTCGTCTATGTGCACGCAATCTATTGGGCAGGATTGGCAATCGGCGGTGAGGGTTCATTGGGCGACGTGCTTGCGCTTGTGGTCTGGCTTCAGGTGCTTCGCGCTGTGGCTCAAATCGGGGTTCTGGTGCTGACTGTTCTTGTGCCATCGCTGGCCCTTGTTCTCTCACTCGCCATCGCGGTCTGGGGCCTTTGGATATTGCTGAACTTTATCACCACGGCCCTCAACTTGCCCACGATTGGCCATGCGGCCGCGGTTCTGATCATCGGTGCGGTTGGCCTTGTGTTGGGGCTGGGCGTTATGCTGTCACTGATCGGGCTGGCCGCCCAAGGAGTTTTGAGCAATGTATGA
- a CDS encoding cysteine desulfurase, whose translation MYDIDLVRSQFPILSREVNGKPLTYLDNGASAQKPQVVIDAITNAYSNEYSNVHRGLHYLSNLATDKYEAVRGTVARFLNAKSEDEIILNSGTTEGINTIAYGWAMPRMRAGDEIILSVMEHHANIVPWHFLRERQGLVLKWVDVDATGALDPQAVIDAISPKTKLIAITHLSNVLGTKVDVKTIIAAAHEKDVPVLVDGSQAAVHMPVDVQDLDCDFYAITGHKLYGPSGSGAIFVKSERMAEMRPFMGGGDMIREVSKEAVTYNDPPMKFEAGTPGIVQTIGLGVALDYMMDLGMTNIAAHEDTLRDYAVSKLAGLNWLQVQGTTPDKAAIFSFTLDGAAHAHDISTILDKKGVAVRAGQHCAAPLMDHMGVSATCRASFGLYNTQAEVDVLVDALELAHDLFA comes from the coding sequence ATGTATGACATCGATCTGGTGCGCAGCCAATTTCCAATCCTGTCCCGCGAAGTGAACGGCAAACCGCTGACCTATCTGGATAACGGCGCATCGGCGCAAAAGCCGCAGGTGGTGATCGATGCGATTACCAACGCCTATTCCAACGAATACTCTAACGTTCACAGAGGCTTGCACTATCTTTCTAATCTGGCGACAGACAAATATGAGGCCGTGCGTGGCACTGTGGCCAGGTTCCTGAATGCAAAGTCAGAGGATGAAATCATCCTCAATTCCGGCACCACCGAGGGGATCAACACAATCGCTTATGGCTGGGCCATGCCGCGCATGCGGGCGGGTGATGAGATTATCCTCAGCGTGATGGAGCATCACGCCAATATCGTGCCCTGGCATTTCCTGCGCGAACGGCAAGGCCTTGTCCTAAAATGGGTTGATGTGGATGCCACCGGCGCGCTGGACCCGCAGGCCGTTATCGATGCCATCAGCCCCAAAACCAAGCTGATCGCAATTACCCATCTTTCGAACGTGTTAGGCACCAAAGTTGATGTGAAAACCATCATTGCTGCCGCCCATGAAAAAGATGTGCCGGTATTGGTCGATGGCTCGCAGGCTGCGGTGCATATGCCTGTGGATGTTCAGGATCTGGATTGTGATTTCTATGCGATCACCGGTCACAAGCTTTATGGGCCCTCCGGCTCTGGTGCGATCTTTGTCAAATCCGAACGAATGGCTGAAATGCGGCCGTTCATGGGGGGCGGTGACATGATCCGCGAGGTGAGCAAAGAAGCTGTGACCTACAATGATCCCCCCATGAAGTTCGAGGCCGGAACCCCCGGTATCGTGCAAACCATCGGCCTTGGGGTGGCGCTCGATTACATGATGGACCTCGGTATGACGAATATTGCGGCCCATGAAGATACCCTGCGCGACTATGCGGTGTCGAAACTAGCCGGGCTCAATTGGTTGCAGGTGCAGGGGACGACCCCTGATAAGGCCGCGATCTTTAGCTTCACCCTGGACGGTGCTGCACATGCGCATGACATTTCGACCATCCTGGACAAAAAGGGCGTCGCAGTGCGCGCCGGTCAGCATTGCGCGGCCCCTTTGATGGACCATATGGGGGTCAGCGCCACATGCCGCGCCTCCTTTGGTCTTTATAATACGCAAGCCGAAGTGGATGTGTTGGTCGACGCGCTTGAATTGGCGCATGATCTGTTTGCCTGA
- a CDS encoding DJ-1/PfpI family protein — MKSIAALVFPGFETLDYFGPIEMLGGFGEQTHIITVAKGRDPVPSVHGQKIVVDKTIAEKNDYDLLLIPGGDSALAAAKDQELMDWIRQVSATAERVMAVCTGSVFLGMTGVLDGRKATTNKLDFNNTVHLAPNVDWVKQARWVKDGKFFTSSGVSAGMDMALAVMADLYGMDMAEKLALSSEYEWHKDPNRDPFAELAGLI; from the coding sequence ATGAAATCCATTGCTGCACTCGTCTTTCCGGGTTTTGAAACGCTTGATTACTTTGGCCCCATAGAAATGCTGGGTGGTTTTGGGGAACAGACGCATATAATTACAGTCGCCAAAGGCCGCGATCCTGTGCCGAGTGTTCATGGTCAGAAGATCGTTGTGGACAAGACAATCGCTGAAAAGAATGACTATGATCTGTTGTTAATCCCCGGTGGCGATTCAGCGTTGGCGGCGGCCAAGGACCAAGAGTTGATGGACTGGATCAGACAGGTATCCGCCACTGCAGAACGGGTGATGGCCGTGTGTACCGGTTCTGTATTTTTGGGAATGACGGGCGTTTTGGATGGCCGCAAAGCAACAACCAACAAGCTTGATTTCAACAACACAGTCCATCTTGCACCGAACGTCGATTGGGTGAAACAAGCACGCTGGGTGAAAGACGGTAAGTTCTTTACCTCTTCGGGTGTTTCAGCAGGCATGGATATGGCGTTGGCCGTGATGGCGGACCTCTATGGAATGGACATGGCCGAAAAGTTGGCCTTGAGCAGTGAGTATGAATGGCACAAGGACCCAAACCGAGATCCCTTCGCAGAATTGGCAGGCCTGATCTGA
- a CDS encoding DUF1272 domain-containing protein, whose amino-acid sequence MLILKPNCECCDVDLKPDSLEARTCSFECTFCKDCAETRFDNICPNCGGELLRRPIRPAKHLIKTPASKDRFVKAHAACADL is encoded by the coding sequence ATGCTGATCCTAAAACCAAACTGTGAATGTTGTGACGTTGATCTTAAGCCCGACAGCTTAGAGGCGCGCACCTGCTCGTTCGAATGCACGTTTTGCAAAGACTGCGCTGAGACCCGCTTTGACAACATCTGCCCCAACTGTGGCGGAGAGTTGCTGCGCCGCCCGATCCGCCCGGCAAAGCACCTTATCAAGACTCCGGCGTCCAAAGATCGCTTCGTAAAAGCACATGCAGCATGTGCAGATCTCTAA
- a CDS encoding GlxA family transcriptional regulator: MPSFYANPVFSTSVQMDVVFVVYPNIVLLDLAGPLQVFTHARKDPTSSSAYHTHVVSRSGGRITTNTVLEIDSDPIDVWLRAPKDTSIHTLVVVGGDGAISAARDAVFLRQIRQLADRSMRVCSVCSGALVIAAAGLLDGRRAVTHWEDCDRLARDNPAVHVEMDPIYIKDGNVWTSAGITAGIDMALGIIEEDLGKPAAIEMARSLITPMVRSGGQSQFSPELDRQSLDAEGRFQQLHDWVINNLSQQISVDDMAEKCGMSARNFSRLYTATMGTSPAKSIEAIRVDAARDMLVTTKLGIKSIASKCGFDDDERMRRAFLRQIRTSPSHYRNQFQ; the protein is encoded by the coding sequence ATGCCCTCTTTTTATGCCAATCCCGTATTTTCGACATCGGTACAGATGGATGTTGTGTTCGTTGTCTATCCAAACATCGTTCTTCTCGATCTTGCTGGCCCCCTGCAGGTTTTTACCCATGCACGAAAAGACCCCACATCTAGTTCCGCTTACCATACACATGTGGTGTCCCGCTCTGGCGGGCGCATAACCACCAATACGGTCCTGGAAATTGACAGTGACCCGATTGACGTGTGGCTGCGCGCGCCCAAGGACACCTCAATTCATACGTTGGTGGTTGTCGGCGGGGATGGTGCAATCTCAGCGGCGCGGGATGCTGTTTTTCTGAGGCAGATTCGGCAATTGGCAGACCGATCCATGCGGGTGTGCTCTGTGTGTTCCGGCGCACTTGTGATTGCAGCGGCAGGTTTGCTGGACGGCCGCCGCGCCGTAACCCATTGGGAAGATTGCGATCGACTGGCCAGGGACAACCCGGCAGTTCACGTCGAAATGGACCCCATCTATATCAAGGACGGGAATGTCTGGACATCTGCGGGTATCACCGCGGGCATCGATATGGCACTGGGGATTATTGAAGAAGACCTGGGCAAGCCAGCAGCGATTGAAATGGCCCGTTCGCTGATTACCCCGATGGTGCGTTCTGGGGGACAGTCCCAGTTCAGCCCAGAGCTTGACCGGCAATCCCTTGATGCTGAGGGGCGATTTCAGCAGTTGCACGATTGGGTTATCAACAACCTTTCGCAACAGATTTCGGTGGATGATATGGCTGAGAAGTGCGGCATGAGTGCGCGCAATTTCTCGCGATTGTACACGGCGACGATGGGCACATCCCCTGCAAAGTCCATTGAGGCAATCCGGGTAGATGCGGCGCGTGACATGTTGGTAACCACAAAATTGGGCATCAAGAGCATCGCATCGAAGTGCGGCTTTGACGACGATGAGCGTATGCGGCGCGCATTTCTAAGGCAGATCAGGACTTCGCCGTCGCACTATAGAAATCAGTTCCAATAG
- a CDS encoding DUF882 domain-containing protein, whose protein sequence is MTSNSSSGMTRRALLGAFAATTVTAAPTFANAAGFLRGAGDIRRIRMYSGRTGERIDMIYWIEGQYIKDAVKEVNYFMRDWRTDGVKSIDLRTVDIMAASHNLLGVNEPYMLLSGYRSPQTNAMLRSRSRGVAKNSLHMRGQAADLRLSSRSVNQMAKAAVACHGGGVGRYSGSNFVHMDCGVVRSWGG, encoded by the coding sequence ATGACTAGCAACAGCTCTTCGGGCATGACTCGGCGCGCGCTTCTCGGCGCTTTCGCGGCAACCACAGTAACAGCAGCACCCACATTCGCAAACGCAGCAGGTTTTCTGCGGGGCGCTGGTGATATTCGTCGTATCCGCATGTATTCTGGCCGCACCGGTGAACGCATCGACATGATTTATTGGATCGAAGGCCAGTACATCAAGGACGCTGTCAAAGAAGTGAACTATTTCATGCGCGACTGGCGCACCGATGGGGTGAAATCCATTGATTTGCGCACCGTCGACATTATGGCGGCGTCTCATAATCTGCTGGGTGTGAACGAACCTTACATGTTGCTGTCCGGCTATCGCAGCCCGCAAACGAACGCGATGTTGCGCTCACGCTCTCGTGGCGTTGCCAAAAATTCGCTGCACATGCGTGGTCAGGCCGCTGATTTGCGCCTTTCTTCGCGGTCCGTCAACCAGATGGCAAAGGCCGCAGTTGCCTGCCACGGTGGCGGTGTTGGCCGATACTCCGGTTCGAATTTTGTCCACATGGATTGTGGTGTTGTGCGGTCCTGGGGCGGCTAA
- a CDS encoding murein L,D-transpeptidase, whose protein sequence is MVFFAPGPVTAQVTAFKQAVSEAASRDKDIAAFYQSNGYKPVWTGAGEADRARRAELIRAIESAASHGLPVARYDPAGLLATLRAVRSPRDRGLAEVEMSRVFLQYARDIQTGILIPKRIDPRIVRDIPYRDRTAYLTGLVNAKPASFFRSLPPHSLEYNALLKEKMAMERLLSQGGWGPVVPAKSLEPGDQGNAVVALRNRLIAMDYMSRSNSMTYDPALTDAVQQFQIAHGLNADGKAGAETMKQINIGVEQRLQSVMVALERERWFNTERGKRHILVNIPDFTAKVVDDGVVTFRTRSVVGANTSDRPTPEFSDVMEFMVVNPSWYVPRSIVTKEYLPALKRNPNAARHIEITDSRGRKVNRGAVNFSQYSARNFPFSMRQPPSRGNALGLVKFMFPNKHNIYLHDTPSKSLFARDVRAFSHGCIRLADPFDFAYALLAAQTSDPEGEFKSVLGTGREQRINLVDPVPVHIIYRTAVTNARGHTEYRADVYGRDARIWDALSKAGVAMGGVQG, encoded by the coding sequence GTGGTATTTTTCGCGCCCGGACCCGTCACTGCGCAAGTCACCGCGTTTAAGCAAGCGGTGTCAGAGGCCGCGTCGCGGGACAAAGACATCGCTGCATTTTATCAGTCCAATGGATACAAACCCGTCTGGACCGGGGCCGGTGAAGCGGATCGGGCCCGCCGTGCGGAGTTGATCCGTGCCATCGAAAGTGCCGCATCACATGGATTGCCCGTGGCCCGCTATGATCCCGCCGGGTTGCTCGCGACCCTTCGGGCGGTGCGGTCCCCCCGTGACCGTGGTCTGGCAGAGGTCGAGATGAGCCGGGTTTTTCTGCAATATGCCCGCGATATTCAGACTGGTATTCTGATCCCGAAACGGATCGACCCCCGGATTGTACGGGATATTCCATACCGTGACCGCACCGCCTATCTGACTGGGCTGGTCAATGCCAAACCTGCATCCTTCTTTCGGTCACTGCCGCCCCATAGTCTGGAATACAATGCCCTTCTGAAAGAGAAAATGGCGATGGAACGGTTGCTGTCCCAAGGTGGCTGGGGGCCAGTTGTGCCGGCCAAATCCCTTGAACCTGGCGATCAGGGCAATGCAGTTGTCGCCTTGCGCAACCGGTTGATTGCAATGGATTATATGAGCCGGTCCAACAGCATGACCTATGATCCGGCGCTGACGGACGCTGTGCAGCAATTCCAGATTGCCCATGGCCTGAATGCCGACGGCAAAGCCGGTGCAGAGACGATGAAGCAGATCAACATAGGCGTTGAACAGCGTCTGCAATCGGTGATGGTTGCGCTGGAACGTGAGCGCTGGTTCAACACTGAACGGGGCAAGCGGCATATTTTGGTGAACATTCCTGATTTCACCGCCAAGGTTGTTGACGATGGGGTTGTGACCTTTCGCACCCGGTCGGTTGTTGGGGCAAATACCAGCGACAGACCGACACCAGAGTTTTCCGATGTGATGGAATTTATGGTGGTGAACCCAAGCTGGTATGTGCCGCGTTCCATCGTGACCAAGGAATATCTGCCAGCACTCAAACGCAATCCGAATGCGGCACGCCATATTGAAATTACCGACAGCCGGGGCCGCAAAGTGAACCGTGGTGCGGTGAATTTCAGCCAATACAGCGCGCGCAATTTTCCATTCTCAATGCGTCAGCCCCCCAGCCGCGGCAATGCCCTTGGGTTGGTGAAATTCATGTTCCCGAACAAGCATAATATCTATCTGCATGACACCCCGTCCAAAAGCCTGTTTGCCCGCGACGTTCGCGCGTTCAGCCACGGTTGTATCCGTCTCGCGGACCCGTTTGATTTCGCCTATGCGCTGCTTGCCGCGCAGACATCCGATCCTGAGGGCGAGTTCAAGTCGGTGCTGGGCACAGGCCGTGAGCAGCGTATCAATTTGGTAGACCCGGTGCCGGTGCACATTATTTACCGCACGGCCGTCACAAATGCGCGGGGCCACACCGAATACCGTGCCGATGTTTACGGACGCGATGCGCGGATTTGGGATGCCTTGTCAAAGGCAGGGGTGGCAATGGGCGGCGTTCAGGGGTAA